The region GGGCTGCAGGAGGCCCTCCCGGCGGGGGAGCTGGCCGTGGTGGTCAACACCGCCGACGACTTCGAGCTGTGGGGGCTCCACATCTCCCCGGACCTCGACACCGTCATGTACACCCTCGCCGGGCTCGCCAACCCCGAGACGGGCTGGGGCGTCCGGGGGGACACCTTCGCCTCCCTGGAGATGCTCGGGCGCTACGGGGAGGACACCTGGTTCCGGCTCGGCGACAGGGACCTTGCGACCCACATCCTGCGCACCGCCCGGCTCCGGGAGGGGAGGACGCCGACCGAGGTCGCGGCCTCCCTCGCGGGGGCGCTCGGGGTGCCGAGCCGCCTGCTCCCGATGTGCGACGAGCGGGTCCGCACGGTGGTGCAGACGCCGGAGGGGACGCTGGAGTTCCAGGAGTACTTTGTCCGGCGGGGCCAGCGCGACGAGGTGCTCGCGGTGCGCTTCCGGGGCGTGGAGGCGGCGCGGCCCACCCCGGCCGTCCGGGAGGCGCTCGCCGCGGCGGAGCTCGTCGTCTTCTGTCCCTCCAACCCGGTGGTGAGCATCGGCCCCATCCTGGAGGTGCCCGGGATGAGGGAGGCGCTCGCGGCCTCCCCGGCCCCGAAGGTCGCGGTGAGCCCCATCGTGGGCGGGCGGGCGCTCAAGGGGCCGGCGGACCGCATGATGTTCTCCCTGGGGCACGAGCCCTCGGCCCGCGGGGTGGCCCGGATGTACGGGGGGCTGGTGGACGGGATGGTCGTGGACCGGGCCGACGGGGGCGAGAGGGCGGACGTGGAGGGGCTGGGGATGGAGGTTCTGGTCACGGGGACCGTGATGCGGGACGCCGCAGACCGGGCGCGCCTGGCGCGGGAGGTGCTGGAGTTCGGGCGGGGGCTGGGGTGAGCGTCTTCGCGGTCGTCCCGGTGAAGGAGCTGCGGGGGGCCAAGAGCCGGCTCGGGGCGGTCCTCGACCCGGTGGGCCGGGCGGGCCTGACGCTGCACATGCTGCGGCGGGTCGTTCCGGCGCTGCGGGGCGCGGGGTTGCGGCGGGTGCTGGTGGTGAGCCCGGATCCCGCGGTGCTGGAGGAGGCGCGGCTGCTGGGGGCGGCGGGGCTCCGGCAGGAGGGCTTCGGGCTCAACGCCGCGCTGGAGGAGGGGCGGCGGCGGGCGCTGGAGGAGGGGGCGGGGGCCCTCCTCGCGCTGCCCGCCGACCTGCCGCTCATCGAGCCCGCCGACGTGGCGGCGCTGCTCGAGGTCGCGGGGGAGGGGCCGTGCGCCGTGATCTCGCCGGACGATGCCCGCTCGGGGACGAACGCCCTGCTGCTGCGGCCCCCGGGGGCGCTCCCCTTCTCCTTCGGCCCTGGCAGCTTCGGGGTGCACCTGCAGGCCGCTCTGCGGCGGGGCGTCCGGGTGCGCGTCTGCGAGCGGCCCAACGTGGCCTTCGACCTGGACTCCCCGGAGGATCTCGCCCGGCTCGAGGCCTCCGGAGGGGTGCAATACCGGCCCCGGAGGGCTTAAACTTGAGGGCCGTCGAGCGGAGTGCGGTGCGCCGAGCGAAGGAGCGTGGGCTGCAGTGAGAACCAGTGATCTGCGCGTAGAGAGCATCCGACCCCTGATCCCGCCCGCCATCCTCCTGGAGGAGCTCCCCCTCTCGGAGGACGGGGCCCTCACGGTGAGCCGGGCGCGGGAGGAGATAGTGCGCATCCTCGAGGGCGAGGACGACCGCCTCATCGCCGTGGTCGGCCCCTGCTCGGTGCACGACACCTCGGCGGCGCTGGAGTACGCCCGGCGGCTGCGGGGGCTCGCGGAGGAGCTGCGCGGGGAGCTCTGCGTGATCATGCGGGTGTACTTCGAGAAGCCCCGGACCACGGTCGGGTGGAAGGGGCTCATCAACGACCCGCACCTGGACGGGAGCTTCGCCGTGAACGAGGGGCTCAGGATGGCGCGCGGCCTGCTGCTCGACGTGGCGGAGCTGGGATTGCCCGCCGGCTGCGAGTTTCTGGACCCCATCTCGCCGCAGTACTTCACCGACGCGGTGGCCTGGGCGGCCATCGGGGCGCGCACCACCGAGAGCCAGGTGCACCGGCAGCTGGCCTCCGGCCTCTCCATGCCGGTGGGCTTCAAGAACGGCACCGGCGGCGGGGTGCAGATAGCGGTGGACGCGGTGCGCGCCGCCGCCCACCCGCACAGCTTCCCCGGGGTGACCCGGCAGGGGCTCGCGGCGGTCGTCACCACCACCGGCAACCCGGACTGCCACGTCATCCTGCGCGGCGGCAGGAGCGGCCCGAACTACGACGAGCGGAGCGTCGGGGAGGCCCTGGAGGCGCTGCGCCGGGCCGGCCTCCCGCCCCGCCTGATGGTGGACGCCAGCCACGCCAACAGCGGCAAGGACTACCGCCGGCAGCCGCTCGTGATCCGGGACGTGGCCGACCAGGTCGCCCGGGGCCAGAGGGGGATCGTGGGCGTGATGCTGGAGAGCTTCCTGGTCGAGGGGAGCCAGGAGCTCACGGACCGCTCCCGGCTGACCTACGGCCAGAGCATCACCGACTCCTGCATGGGCTGGGAGATGACGGTCCCCACCCTGCGCGAGCTGGCCGAGGCGGTCAGGGCCCGGCGCACCGTCCGCGTCGGCTGAGACGGTGCGCCCGGTGGAGATCCTGCCGGTCGAGGGACTCCCCGAGGTGCGCCCCGGGGACGACCTCGCCGCCCTGCTTCTGGCCTCCGCCGGGGAAGACCTCGCCCCCGGCGACGTGCTGGTGGTTACGCACAAGGTCGTGAGCAAGGCCGAGGGCCGCCTGGTGGACCTCCGGGAGGTGAGGCCCTCCCCGCTCGCCAAGTCCTTCGCCGCCCGCCACGGGAAGGACCCCCGCCACGTGGAGGTCGTGCTGCGCGAGAGCCGCCGCATCGTGCGGATGGAGCGCGGCCTGATCATCTCGGAGACCCATCACGGCTTCGTGTGCGCCAACGCCGGCGTCGACGCCTCCAACGTCCCCGGCGAGGAGACCGTCTGCCTGCTCCCGCTCGACCCGGACGCCTCCGCCGCCCGCCTCGCCCGGGATGTGCGCGAGCGCGCCGGCCTCGAGCTCCCCGTCGTCATCTCCGACTCCTTCGGCCGCCCCTGGAGAAACGGGATCGCCAACGTGGCCATCGGGCTCTGCGGCATGAGCCCCTTCGCCGACTACCGCGGCCAGAGAGACCCCCACGGCCGCACCCTCGAGGCCAGCGTGCTCGCCGTGGCCGACGAGCTCGCCGCCGCGGCCGAGCTCGTCATGGGGAAGACCTCCGCGGTGCCGGCCGCCGTGGTGCGCAACTACCCTTACCACCCCGGCCCCGGGACCGCGAAAGACCTCCTCATGGAGCCCGAGAAAGACCTGTTCCGGTAAAAATTTGGTAAATCCGACAAAAAATCTCGGATTTGCTATTGACCTCTCCGGGAGGTCTGCCTAGTATCCTTGCCATGATCTTCTTGGAGGGCATGCGCGGGACGAGGCGTGGCGTACCGGGGGAGGTTTCCGGGATGTCTGCGCGAATGCGATGTAGCGCCTAGAAGGTTCTTCCAGCCCGAGGCTTTCCGCAAAGCATCTGCTGTTTTTCAGGCTGCCCGTTTTCTGGAGGGGAGGAAGTTTCTCATGCCGGAGGCTCCCGCGAAGGAGCGCAAGAAGCAACGAGAGGCCCGCGAGGAGGTGTTGCGTGCCGCCGGGGAGCTGGAGGGGGCCGCGCCGCAGGAGGTTCTGCGTTGGGCGGTC is a window of Rubrobacter xylanophilus DSM 9941 DNA encoding:
- a CDS encoding 3-deoxy-7-phosphoheptulonate synthase, with product MRTSDLRVESIRPLIPPAILLEELPLSEDGALTVSRAREEIVRILEGEDDRLIAVVGPCSVHDTSAALEYARRLRGLAEELRGELCVIMRVYFEKPRTTVGWKGLINDPHLDGSFAVNEGLRMARGLLLDVAELGLPAGCEFLDPISPQYFTDAVAWAAIGARTTESQVHRQLASGLSMPVGFKNGTGGGVQIAVDAVRAAAHPHSFPGVTRQGLAAVVTTTGNPDCHVILRGGRSGPNYDERSVGEALEALRRAGLPPRLMVDASHANSGKDYRRQPLVIRDVADQVARGQRGIVGVMLESFLVEGSQELTDRSRLTYGQSITDSCMGWEMTVPTLRELAEAVRARRTVRVG
- the cofD gene encoding 2-phospho-L-lactate transferase — encoded protein: MRVVALAGGVGGAKLAAGLQEALPAGELAVVVNTADDFELWGLHISPDLDTVMYTLAGLANPETGWGVRGDTFASLEMLGRYGEDTWFRLGDRDLATHILRTARLREGRTPTEVAASLAGALGVPSRLLPMCDERVRTVVQTPEGTLEFQEYFVRRGQRDEVLAVRFRGVEAARPTPAVREALAAAELVVFCPSNPVVSIGPILEVPGMREALAASPAPKVAVSPIVGGRALKGPADRMMFSLGHEPSARGVARMYGGLVDGMVVDRADGGERADVEGLGMEVLVTGTVMRDAADRARLAREVLEFGRGLG
- the cofC gene encoding 2-phospho-L-lactate guanylyltransferase, translated to MSVFAVVPVKELRGAKSRLGAVLDPVGRAGLTLHMLRRVVPALRGAGLRRVLVVSPDPAVLEEARLLGAAGLRQEGFGLNAALEEGRRRALEEGAGALLALPADLPLIEPADVAALLEVAGEGPCAVISPDDARSGTNALLLRPPGALPFSFGPGSFGVHLQAALRRGVRVRVCERPNVAFDLDSPEDLARLEASGGVQYRPRRA
- the cofE gene encoding coenzyme F420-0:L-glutamate ligase; this encodes MEILPVEGLPEVRPGDDLAALLLASAGEDLAPGDVLVVTHKVVSKAEGRLVDLREVRPSPLAKSFAARHGKDPRHVEVVLRESRRIVRMERGLIISETHHGFVCANAGVDASNVPGEETVCLLPLDPDASAARLARDVRERAGLELPVVISDSFGRPWRNGIANVAIGLCGMSPFADYRGQRDPHGRTLEASVLAVADELAAAAELVMGKTSAVPAAVVRNYPYHPGPGTAKDLLMEPEKDLFR